Proteins from a single region of Chrysemys picta bellii isolate R12L10 chromosome 25, ASM1138683v2, whole genome shotgun sequence:
- the LOC103306148 gene encoding perilipin-3-like, with amino-acid sequence MAEASPDVTLPAGENGLKAASSDTGLQMASLDNREQQFAVNRVVSMPLVASVYELAPADSMQDSCPSTEPTCKLAEKEAELRAAAAVSPAQLAAADWGPQTGPAKETRSNGLAKGKLPPPPRPPKQVVTDTTEPVSYKGTEATPAQAKGAGTSSGPKAARANDPSHPHFGGSTRTAMTNSLRSLMNSRVGQLFLRSVDRALDKSEELMNRYLPLTEKELAALTMEGLDASAAEHRKKGCFVRLGSLSTSLRNRAFMLILNKLRQTRQNTHENLSQLHQTIGLIEHIQQEKQLPGSKEKLHGMWEQWSQKQEVGLQTKPGGSKDSGSPASSSTDHNSQASHSKVSSSRQLQVESKTLEMSRSLTQQLQATYLNLLSNVRGLPVHLQEKMQQVHQNMAELHGYFSSANSFQDLSSNVLSQSREKVANAWEALDEVMDFLLQNPPVTWLVESLVSLEGELLETEEKPDILKVLKYYEPQDCKDD; translated from the exons ATGGCTGAGG CAAGTCCGGATGTCACGTTGCCAGCTGGTGAAAATGGACTGAAGGCAGCTTCCTCCGACACTGGACTGCAGATGGCTTCATTAGACAACAGGGAACAGCAG TTTGCAGTGAACAGGGTGGTCAGCATGCCCTTGGTCGCCTCCGTTTACGAGCTGGCCCCTGCTGACTCCATGCAAGACAGCTGCCCCAGCACCGAACCCACCTGCAAGCTGGCCGAGAAAGAAGCGGAGCTCAGGGCCGCTGCAGCCGTCTCTCCTGCCCAACTGGCCGCAGCTGACTGGGGACCTCAGA CTGGGCCAGCCAAGGAGACCAGGAGCAACGGGCTGGCTAAAGGGAAGCTGCCACCCCCTCCGCGGCCACCCAAGCAG GTGGTGACAGACACAACAGAGCCGGTCTCTTACAAAGGGACAGAGGCCACGCCGGCGCAAGCAAAGGGCGCGGGAACCAGCAGTGGCCCTAAGGCGGCCCGGGCTAACGATCCGAGCCATCCCCACTTCGGGGGCAGCACCCGAACAGCCATGACCAACAGCCTACGCAGCCTCATGAACTCTAGAGTGGGTCAGCTCTTCCTCCGCAGCGTGGACAGAGCGCTGGACAAGTCAGAAGAGCTGATGAATCGGTATCTGCCCCTGACGGAGAAGGAGCTAG ctgcacTCACAATGGAGGGGCTGGACGCCTCCGCAGCAGAACACCGCAAGAAGGGCTGCTTTGTGCGGCTGGGGTCCCTGTCCACCAGTCTGCGGAACCGGGCCTTCATGCTGATCTTGAATAAGCTGAGACAGACCAGGCAGAACACCCACGAGAACCTCTCTCAGCTCCACCAGACTATCGGCCTG ATTGAACACATCCAGCAAGAGAAGCAGCTTCCCGGCAGCAAGGAGAAACTGCACGGTATGTGGGAACAGTGGAGCCAGAAGCAGGAAGTGGGCCTCCAGACCAAGCCAGGGGGCAGCAAGGACAGCGGttccccagccagcagcagcacggATCACAACTCCCAAGCCAGCCACAGCAAGGTCAGCAGCTCCAGACAGCTCCAG GTGGAGTCCAAGACCTTGGAGATGTCCCGTAGCCTGACACAGCAGCTGCAAGCTACGTACCTGAACCTCTTATCCAATGTCAGAGGCCTTCCCGTACATCTCCAGGAAAAGATGCAGCAAGTGCATCAGAACATGGCGGAGCTGCACGGGTACTTCTCCTCCGCCAACTCCTTCCAGGACTTGTCCAGCAATGTCCTAAGCCAGAGCCGGGAGAAGGTGGCCAACGCTTGGGAGGCCTTGGATGAAGTGATGGATTTTTTGTTGCAGAACCCTCCTGTAACATGGCTTGTGGAATCCTTGGTTTCCCTTGAAGGGGAgctgctggagacagaggagaagCCGGATATATTGAAAGTCCTGAAATACTACGAGCCACAGGACTGCAAAGATGACTAG